The genomic interval TTTTTGCCCTCTTGACAGTTAACCGGACGCACATGCCAAGCACGTGAAAGAAAGCGAAATTGACGCACCCGCCACTCGGATCTCTCAATAGTTATCCTCGACCtcgaactttactttattaaaaaaaaaaaaaaattactagacttattgtaaaattataaatttagaagTTAAGATTTTTCGATTCATAGCATTATTGATTTTCTGATCCGATGAATTTTAGAAtctaaaaacataataattattaattaaaattcattttttcctCTTCATAGTAACCAATCATGGTCTTCAGTGATTCCATTCACTGCGACACACCAACTGAAAACCAACCTTGCTGGAAAAACATTTGAAACCAAAAAGATGTAAAAATGTGTTCTTAAACAAATCCATCtctcatttttccttttcagaATAAATTGGTtcactaattttattgatcatAATCCTAGCATCTAGAACACTACTATTCAATGCAAATAGGCTATGCAACTTTCTTAAACTGAAGGGGAAAAAAGAGCAAAGTGCTCCAAACAGAGCTCAAAATACAACTTGATACAGAAGAAAAATACGAAACATTAAATTTCTGCTTGATGCATTTACAACGCTGCAACAGTGTGTAAGAGTTTGAGCGCAGCTTCTTTTGTAGGCAGTGCAGGAATTGCACCTCTCTCTGTAACCGTGAGGGCACCACAGGCATTTGCAAAAAGTAAAGCTTCTCTTAACCGATTCTCATCCTGCCAAAgaataattatagaagaaaaaACCGTAAGCTCTTTTGGGTTATGCAAATTCTGATATGGTACACTAGCACGTCTCATAATCCATTGGGAGTTTGGTGTTCCTATAAGTTATCTGCACCAATGGCAAAAGTGTGTGtgtctataaaataaaagtactgGAATCGGAATATGTGAGCAAAAATGGTTACTTCTATTACTTCTCAAATTAAACAGTACATATTATGCAGAAGTTTGTAATTGATCAATGTCAAACAGGTACCTTGATCAGGTTTTGATCAGCAGCTAAGCAATTAAGTATTCCACTGACAAATGAATCACCGGCACCAGTGGTGTCAACAGCTTTCGTTTTAACACCAGGAACCCTGCCTTTGAATTCCTGCAAAAAGTTTTCATTTGCTTATTACTGATGAATTATTTACTTCGACCATTTGAATTAGATAGTTCAGCTTTCTGAAAACTTCTCAAACTCTGCTTTCTTTGGATTTCTAAATGATACTATATTCAATTGAGACCATTCACTTTGCAGTTTGCATAAGCTACTAACAACAAAAATCCATCATCAGTAGTTCATTACTGAAGAAAAACAGCCTAGATATGATAATTGAAACAGGATTTAAAGAATCGAGTTTCCAGTGCAATGCTtttaggaaaaagaaaaaaaaaatgtttccgCTAGCAAATCCTAACaccaagtaaaacaaaaatctttttctcacCTTAGTGTAATATCTACAACCTTTTGAACCTTCAGTGACAATCAAAAGCTTGAGATTAGGATGAAACAGCTTCTCTAACACCACGTTATCATCATTATGATCATCACCACCAGTTAAGAATGTAATTTCATCATCGCTTACCTACAAATTCATAAGTTAACCACAAAAGAATCTGATGATATATAGTAAATTCGTTTATAGTGCCTATTGAAACATAAAGAAGCCACTACTGTATCTGTACCAATGCAGAAGCATCTTTTGGATGCATGAATatcttgtttcaaattttaccTTTATTATATCTGCTTGATCCCATATACTCATTATGCCCTCGCGAGCAGCCTCTTCTGATGGCCATAGTGGCAATCTCAAATTAGGATCATAGGAGAGGATGCTACCAGACTCTTTGGCCAAGTTCATGGCAGCAAGTTGAGTTGACCTGCATGGTTCTGCAATTAAACTAATTGAACCATAGTGGAAGATGCTGCCCTGTAATAAAGTATAATTTGGAAatgaatgattttcaaacaTACAAAATATCACCTTAGGAATATACGGTTAATgttcatttaaaacaagaaagagagaaaaggacCTGCTTAATGAGGTTTTTGTCAAGTTCCGATTCACATAGAAGCATGTCAGCACTTGGATgacgaaaaaacaaaaattcacgCTCACCATCAGCTCTGAGTGTAACAAACGCCAAGGCAGTCCTTGCAGTGGAATCATAACGAACACCGGATGTATCGACATTGTTCTCTTTTAAAATGTTAGCCAACATGTAACCAAATTCATCGTCTCCTA from Citrus sinensis cultivar Valencia sweet orange chromosome 9, DVS_A1.0, whole genome shotgun sequence carries:
- the LOC102609349 gene encoding probable fructokinase-7 isoform X1 gives rise to the protein MADNHNPTSGAGSKDLSASMDGGSGAYDRLVVCFGEMLIDFVPTVGGVSLAEAPAFKKAPGGAPANVAVGISRLGGSSAFVGKLGDDEFGYMLANILKENNVDTSGVRYDSTARTALAFVTLRADGEREFLFFRHPSADMLLCESELDKNLIKQGSIFHYGSISLIAEPCRSTQLAAMNLAKESGSILSYDPNLRLPLWPSEEAAREGIMSIWDQADIIKVSDDEITFLTGGDDHNDDNVVLEKLFHPNLKLLIVTEGSKGCRYYTKEFKGRVPGVKTKAVDTTGAGDSFVSGILNCLAADQNLIKDENRLREALLFANACGALTVTERGAIPALPTKEAALKLLHTVAAL
- the LOC102609349 gene encoding probable fructokinase-7 isoform X2; protein product: MIQVLFFRAGSKDLSASMDGGSGAYDRLVVCFGEMLIDFVPTVGGVSLAEAPAFKKAPGGAPANVAVGISRLGGSSAFVGKLGDDEFGYMLANILKENNVDTSGVRYDSTARTALAFVTLRADGEREFLFFRHPSADMLLCESELDKNLIKQGSIFHYGSISLIAEPCRSTQLAAMNLAKESGSILSYDPNLRLPLWPSEEAAREGIMSIWDQADIIKVSDDEITFLTGGDDHNDDNVVLEKLFHPNLKLLIVTEGSKGCRYYTKEFKGRVPGVKTKAVDTTGAGDSFVSGILNCLAADQNLIKDENRLREALLFANACGALTVTERGAIPALPTKEAALKLLHTVAAL